Proteins encoded in a region of the Trypanosoma brucei gambiense DAL972 chromosome 11, complete sequence genome:
- a CDS encoding retrotransposon hot spot protein (RHS,pseudogene), putative translates to MSRRRTGGGRRRNNANQQVAGNFGAAVRRPRDENVPPPPAAAAAAQPPQIRQRTEGGPYWTMNSKVRNVLLEDYAGLRNMTVNDFIQKFVGGTFAVAEAENVRMPVFVQSPEDYILDARLQGIIRGLDEFQLLRAVIYLSEKEIYYLRQWEEKGRGEIREFVGPVARGMLDGALAAAKEARERATQTAGGAVELKGVYESIYNATWGYVESGHREEPLGMKVFGGRPQRMWTKEEVDVSHTPETMYKPLPRRGNLEIAVLTSQMGWPYTSCKANPKDDDINHKRGVGYVFNSDVYIRRETLRVWHKVEERLNQWLMGEVTVNPMFHVLIGTPGIGKSFSVGSLLLYPWRCRPPQRGARVQYPVSSGEAKSQQRSFHGEHCCAPATASYSTGISSVLLGHRFSFVGPWARASVPSAVSSALRCCCPVMWTSKKGLPIGIFGRVQGGRLLAPSAVFRSYAEIQQKL, encoded by the exons ATGTCAAGACGTCGAACAGGTGGAGGTCGACGAAGAAATAATGCAAACCAACAAGTGGCAGGTAATTTTGGAGCAGCCGTGAGGAGACCGcgggatgaaaatgtaccgccacctcctgctgctgctgctgctgctcagcctccacaaataCGGCAGAGAACTGAAGGGGGACCCTATTGGACAATGAACAGTAAGGTGAGGAATGTGCTGCTGGAAGATTATGCGGGTTTGCGTAATATGACAGTGAACGACTTTATTCAGAAGTTCGTTGGCGGGACTTTTGCGGTGGCTGAAGCAGAAAATGTTAGGATGCCCGTTTTTGTTCAGAGCCCGGAGGATTATATTTTGGATGCAAGGCTTCAAGGAATTATACGGGGGCTTGATGAGTTTCAATTACTGAGGGCAGTTATTTATCTGTCTGAGAAAGAAATTTACTACCTCCGGcagtgggaggagaagggaagaggggaaataagggaatttgttggtcccgtGGCGAGGGGAATGTTGGATGGAGCACTGGCGGCCGCCAAAGAAGCAAGGGAACGAGCCACCCAAacagctggtggtgctgtCGAACTGAAAGGAGTATATGAATCCATATACAATGCGACGTGGGGTTATGTGGAGTCGGGTCACAGGGAAGAGCCACTTGGCATGAAGGTGTTTGGTGGAAGGCCACAGCGGATGTGGacgaaggaggaggttgaTGTCAGTCACACTCCGGAAACAATGTATAAACCACTTCCCCGTCGCGGTAACTTGGAGATTGCTGTGCTTACATCTCAAatgggttggccatacaCGTCGTGTAAAGCGAACCCAAAAGATGATGATATTAATCATAAGAGAGGAGTGGGGTACGTTTTTAATAGTGATGTTTATATCCGCAGGGAAACACTGAGGGTGTGGCATAAGGTTGAGGAACGGCTTAACCAGTGGCTTATGGGTGAAGTGACTGTCAACCCGATGTTTCATGTTCTTATTGGTACACCCGGTATTGGTAAATCGTTTTCAGTGGGATCCCTACTGTTATac ccctggcgatgccggccacctcaacgtggtgccagggtccagtaccccgtatcatcgggggaagccaagagccagcagcgttcctttcatggggaacactgctgtgctccggctacggcatcatacagcacagggatcagcagcgtcttgctgggacaccgtttttcatttgtcggtccctgggcacgtgccagcgtgccatcagcagtatcatccgcgctaagatgctgctgtccggtgatgtggacctccaaaaaaggattgccaattggcatctttgggagagtccagggtgggaggcttctcgccccatctgctgtattccgttcatatgcggaaatacaacaaaaattatag
- a CDS encoding retrotransposon hot spot protein (RHS,pseudogene), putative has protein sequence MAAPVGGNSHEGTKKIQKKNLLYKLLHYEASQLQIIIYVVEGKAHVFRKPKGGRAGYVTFYKSYDDAFVTVNKITRASSNTEDIKGYLIFDVGKGHSAPMNLPYGFTGIVLSSPDVKQFHEWSKQNTATHIYINCDTLEDLEAIHISRWGKIAPAYGWNPSDAKEKIETEWQEIESRIRIVGPLLRHIVGSDSFKNQFDAMKDPINDIQGERVEDYINIFRHRTRWRTAKPSHKLVQVVRVKEDNDDGDQYCCKPLSSYTGEAILDQLKPWLLKNHTLATGLLSNRAVVAHLFEQNGAGAMLHEDALIELAKGLRSLPFVKNEIQQSVLQVLKKPKLTEPLIEVPEDTTVITGAEIEYMKLYKPQSSNFPVVDAFFFVENPKTFVGLQYTISERHPCSVGGLVKMKRYLRSYFQGWDNFSNDMVWEIIYVQRVDSEIFTRPQKCEKSTGKGKHNNEDEEMFWRKKVRQFSVSLNERIIALYVELQVRMSNQNKPNDEGGNSA, from the exons atggccgcgccagtggggggaaactcccacgaaggcacgaagaaaattcaaaaaaaaaat ctgttATACAAACTACTGCATTATGAAGCGAGTCAGCTTCAGATTATCATATACGTCGTGGAGGGTAAGGCGCATGTGTTTCGTAAACCCAAAGGTGGTCGAGCAGGATATGTTACGTTTTACAAAAGTTATGATGATGCATTCGTGACTGTTAATAAAATAACCAGAGCTTCATCTAATACGGAAGATATCAAAGGATACCTTATATTCGACGTGGGCAAGGGCCATTCTGCTCCGATGAACCTACCTTATGGTTTCACTGGTATTGTGTTGAGCTCTCCAGACGTCAAGCAGTTCCATGAATGGTCGAAGCAAAACACTGCCACACATATTTACATAAACTGTGATACGTTGGAGGATTTGGAAGCCATACACATATCGAGGTGGGGGAAAATCGCTCCTGCTTACGGTTGGAATCCTTCAGATGCGAAGGAGAAAATTGAAACTGAATGGCAAGAAATTGAAAGTCGCATTCGTATCGTTGGCCCACTGCTTCGTCATATTGTTGGTTCAGATTCGTTTAAAAATCAGTTTGACGCAATGAAGGATCCCATTAACGATATCCAAGGTGAGAGGGTGGAGGACTACATTAACATTTTCCGACACCGAACTCGTTGGCGCACAGCTAAGCCATCACACAAGTTGGTACAGGTTGTCCGAGTGAAGGAAGACAACGATGATGGTGATCAGTATTGCTGCAAACCACTTTCATCTTACACAGGTGAAGCTATTTTAGACCAACTGAAACCTTGGTTACTGAAAAATCATACTTTAGCTACTGGTCTACTGAGTAACCGGGCTGTCGTTGCTCACCTGTTCGAGCAGAATGGGGCAGGAGCAATGCTGCATGAGGATGCGCTAATTGAGTTGGCGAAGGGTCTGCGAAGTCTCCCATTCGTTAAGAATGAAATCCAACAAAGTGTGCTCCAGGTGCTAAAAAAGCCAAAACTCACAGAGCCTTTGATTGAGGTTCCTGAGGATACTACAGTTATAACTGGAGCCGAAATTGAATACATGAAGTTGTACAAACCACAATCAAGTAATTTTCCAGTTGTTGATGCGTTCTTTTTCGTTGAGAACCCGAAGACTTTTGTGGGACTGCAGTACACAATTTCCGAGAGGCATCCTTGTAGCGTCGGCGGATTAGTTAAGATGAAGAGGTATTTGCGAAGTTACTTCCAAGGTTGGGACAATTTTTCCAATGATATGGTATGGGAAATAATATATGTTCAAAGGGTTGACAGCGAAATATTTACGAGGCCGCAGAAATGTGAAAAGTCAAccggaaagggaaaacataataacgaggatgaggaaatgttttggagaaagaaagtgcGTCAATTCTCGGTCTCTCTTAATGAACGCATTATTGCACTATACGTTGAATTGCAAGTGAGAATGAGCAACCAAAACAAGCCTAACGACGAAGGTGGCAACAGTGCATAG
- a CDS encoding T. brucei spp.-specific protein → MKHGKTLSESMDHHHQQVGAVNHVDVKPLIGRKADMPWDMREPSCRAVLALWSSRNSYRGHIIIRRSQGTRAASEEGEERTLPLQEVNVRTLSLERVRRQMKDETRQRFEKVWNFMIGTGGKSKERDRESHLRNADKYALTIKEAGTISYVSDLPTKGRVSYFFQLWRKRRRFIVFPKVKKGKNDYGSEVPLDHIFQYISAVYGESAPLFDLKAFFFR, encoded by the coding sequence ATGAAGCATGGTAAGACGCTATCTGAGTCGATGGACCACCACCATCAACAAGTCGGAGCGGTTAACCACGTTGATGTAAAACCCCTGATTGGGAGAAAAGCGGATATGCCGTGGGATATGCGGGAACCCTCATGCCGAGCAGTGTTAGCTTTATGGTCAAGTAGAAACAGTTATCGAGGGCACATCATCATTCGACGTTCGCAAGGAACGCGGGCAGCGTCGGAGGAGGGAGAAGAGAGGACATTACCTCTTCAGGAAGTAAATGTGAGGACATTGTCTTTAGAAAGGGTACGAAGGCAAATGAAGGATGAGACGCGGCAACGGTTTGAGAAGGTATGGAACTTTATGATTGGCACTGGAGGAAAATCGAAAGAAAGAGACAGGGAGTCTCATTTGCGCAATGCCGATAAATACGCTCTAACGATTAAAGAAGCGGGAACTATAAGTTATGTTTCGGATCTTCCCACAAAGGGACGGGTCTCATACTTTTTTCAgttgtggaggaaaagacgccgatttattgtttttcccaaggtaaaaaaaggcaaaaatgaTTACGGGTCCGAAGTTCCATTGGACCATATATTCCAATATATAAGTGCGGTTTATGGTGAATCCGCACCGTTGTTTGACTTaaaggctttttttttcaggtgA
- a CDS encoding AMP deaminase, putative, protein MGQRWHDILIAGDEGDRSFSDAAPFVVEALEIIFHTRLLHSGVGVECDSAELSTIKDDHLAFRVARKDVEALRGMMATLLESAHDSLLTLQAADILPDDSAENAVNPGRSLLSCDRGLVSPRILKLNPFLRSHPTFDYKVFRAKFERLCQIVADARLFSACEPRVKILQSRYRLYRAFNMRREEHFHPTLGPGNLRRAPKTDVRRVGTCMSASSVVDFVQKTVSSEPNLVLSTSSVLSTATDKGRARNPIGRGFTSEVQLAVPQQTFSMPTKDSGTHDSTGERTVTLKALADAFFGPSLPPQDRVFTMEGLGLRLSSSKATSHTVDILEARDEHHTAANAVPILRQFLDVYSGNGGALLGRLVTPMISRISRNKKDVLEVEFTVTGHRPGEVQHIASWCVRSGFFVSGGNWPSLRITMRPSAGDGGECTAKSMEDVLKHIFEPIWLALLCPEKYPDVAQLFRRLVSVSVLVSGESGVQEMPTEGDPAMYSVEKGDMPPSSFFIYHVWRNVQLLNCFIATHVVSSLSAKEPPTSTTEDVKVEFGNSTAHPSHVQRPLFQRYEPLKRQPLRFRLYTSGTRKKTFAETVIGLLVTDQVVGPLEVLAWSSLTYFYYLTQRSIVVTPYHTYDSTPYSMLKRAIPFAVETGLRVSVSTIDPLYFHTNEEALNEELNGIMKIHQVSTPEVMEICLNSAGYINFDIEKRCKFIGGPWRRVSAQNNNFTVTQVNSLRLRFRELSLTHEMDLLFRKGLTKWGGHSESKRLSEDFLVHGGWSLLATGSSASTSAERRRENLWRFFDIPPLPEKVSGAMTMPGSGRRLFVDKLIKFPRIVVLGPRGRKRSEARCVVEALQRREYYKAFTVHYELAASLASLAGTAGVEALLASQRSSRSSGRGFTSTEKWREHHDKGEQTQQPSTRAFGNISSSIRSFSSPVVREQGVTVPTTFCFRDGVRDVVVPANANATTKEYFRPLPSWAKFQADARQLRALSSDSSMLRYANRRLDMLECKFNLHVALTNDDQETQEGHLTDMLREKSDIYKCVKVDVHCHMASGMTAKELLKFIKEKVRMNRNDVVDIDRSTGFPITLGELFAKIHAEKLSGTTFDVEDLTIASLNVKAGKATFNRFDVFNGRYSPLGQSALRSLLLKTDNFIGGRYFAELIRTVFDRQAADGYSFSEYRLSIYGRCHDEWDRLSRWFLTHDMLHPTNRWIVQVPRLYGIYRQNKILSSFEDLLTNIFLPLWQASIDPEKHPFLNYFLAHVSGFDLVDNESERETDSLINTSPSQWTSVENPPFMYWLYYMWANITSLNRYRAARGLTTFSLRPHAGESGDPGHMAEAFLVADGVNHGINLKDTPVLQYLYYLGQIPLGITPLSNNALFCRYNENPFALFFRRGLNVALSTDGALIFHHTEEPLIEEYSTAANYWNLSQVDLCEIAKNSVLMSGFPSYRKKKWLGELYALRSAVGNDMRLTRVPQSRCTFRYEVYLEELSYLEAVASKEVSPSQIMTWQLEGLYTMTTLGLTRDEVMKQRLKNQGVGEYASPVESRTKATTVLTGPIIVAPSRL, encoded by the coding sequence ATGGGGCAGCGCTGGCACGACATTCTTATCGCGGGTGATGAAGGTGACCGTTCCTTTAGTGATGCCGCCCCTTTCGTGGTTGAGGCGCTGGAGATAATATTTCACACCCGGCTGTTACATTCCGGCGTCGGTGTGGAGTGCGACAGCGCGGAGCTCTCAACCATCAAAGATGATCACTTGGCGTTTAGGGTTGCACGTAAGGATGTTGAGGCGCTGCGTGGAATGATGGCAACACTTTTGGAGTCCGCCCACGATTCACTCTTGACTCTGCAGGCTGCAGACATTTTACCCGACGATTCTGCGGAGAATGCAGTCAATCCTGGTCGTTCCTTATTGTCTTGCGACAGAGGTCTCGTTTCTCCCCGCATCTTGAAGTTAAATCCGTTTCTACGGTCACACCCGACCTTTGACTATAAGGTTTTTCGTGCCAAATTTGAGCGACTCTGTCAAATAGTTGCTGACGCTCGACTCTTCTCAGCTTGTGAACCGCGGGTTAAGATCCTGCAGAGTCGATATCGGTTGTATCGCGCCTTTAATATGAGGCGAGAAGAACATTTCCATCCCACGCTTGGCCCTGGGAATCTCAGGCGTGCCCCCAAGACTGACGTGCGGCGGGTAGGGACATGCATGTCGGCATCATCAGTGGTGGATTTTGTGCAGAAAACAGTGTCCAGTGAGCCAAACCTCGTGCTATCTACTTCAAGCGTGCTTTCCACTGCAACCGACAAGGGCAGAGCCCGCAATCCAATAGGCAGGGGTTTTACCTCGGAGGTGCAACTGGCGGTACCTCAGCAAACATTTAGCATGCCAACCAAGGATAGTGGCACTCATGACTCTACAGGCGAGCGGACTGTTACGTTGAAGGCACTTGCTGACGCCTTCTTTGGACCTTCTCTTCCACCGCAGGATCGGGTCTTCACAATGGAGGGATTGGGACTTCGTTTGAGCAGTTCCAAAGCAACGTCGCACACGGTTGACATTCTTGAGGCACGTGATGAGCACCATACTGCCGCAAATGCGGTTCCGATCCTGCGACAATTCCTTGACGTTTATAGTGGCAATGGGGGTGCACTGCTCGGTCGTCTTGTGACGCCGATGATTTCTCGGATATCTCGGAATAAGAAGGATGTGTTGGAGGTTGAATTCACAGTCACTGGCCACCGTCCAGGTGAGGTGCAACACATCGCATCTTGGTGTGTTCGCAGTGGTTTTTTCGTCTCAGGGGGGAATTGGCCCTCCCTTCGTATCACCATGCGCCCGTCCGCAGGCGACGGTGGCGAGTGCACGGCAAAAAGCATGGAGGATGTATTGAAACATATATTTGAACCGATTTGGCTCGCACTCCTTTGCCCTGAAAAATATCCGGATGTTGCACAACTCTTTCGGCGtcttgtttctgtttctgtacTCGTCAGTGGCGAATCAGGTGTGCAGGAGATGCCCACCGAGGGTGACCCGGCCATGTACTCCGTGGAGAAGGGTGACATGCCACCCAGTTCGTTTTTCATCTATCACGTTTGGCGCAATGTGCAGCTTTTGAATTGCTTCATCGCGACGCATGTCGTTTCTTCCCTGTCGGCGAAAGAGCCCCCTACGTCCACCACAGAGGATGTGAAGGTGGAATTCGGCAACAGTACTGCGCACCCCTCCCACGTACAACGGCCCCTGTTCCAGCGCTACGAACCCCTTAAGCGCCAACCACTTCGCTTTCGCCTCTACACATCCGGCACGCGTAAGAAAACGTTCGCCGAAACTGTCATTGGTTTACTTGTCACGGACCAGGTGGTTGGCCCTCTGGAGGTCCTTGCATGGAGTTCACTTACGTATTTCTACTATCTAACACAACGTAGCATTGTTGTGACACCTTACCACACCTACGACAGCACTCCGTACTCGATGCTAAAGCGTGCTATTCCTTTTGCAGTTGAAACAGGACTACGGGTGTCGGTTTCTACAATTGACCCTCTTTACTTCCACACAAACGAAGAGGCACTGAACGAAGAACTTAACGGTATCATGAAGATCCATCAGGTGAGTACGCCTGAGGTTATGGAGATTTGTCTCAACTCGGCGGGGTACATCAACTTTGATATTGAGAAGAGGTGTAAGTTTATTGGTGGGCCGTGGCGACGCGTGAGTGCGCAGAACAACAACTTTACGGTGACACAGGTGAATTCCCTACGACTGCGCTTTCGTGAGTTGTCTCTCACTCATGAAATGGATCTCTTGTTTCGCAAGGGACTTACTAAGTGGGGCGGACACAGCGAAAGCAAGAGACTTTCTGAGGATTTTTTGGTGCATGGTGGTTGGTCGTTACTGGCAACGGGGTCCTCTGCCTCTACCTCAGCGGAGAGACGCCGGGAGAACCTTTGGCGTTTCTTCGATATTCCACCGCTTCCGGAGAAAGTATCCGGGGCAATGACAATGCCCGGCAGCGGAAGGCGGCTATTTGTGGACAAATTGATCAAATTCCCACGCATTGTCGTATTGGGACCGCGAGgtagaaaaagaagtgaagcaCGGTGTGTGGTGGAGGCGCTTCAGCGGCGTGAGTACTATAAAGCTTTTACTGTCCATTACGAACTAGCGGCCTCGTTGGCTTCACTGGCAGGTACTGCGGGGGTGGAGGCTTTACTCGCGTCTCAAAGGTCCAGCAGGTCAAGTGGTCGCGGCTTCACTTCTACGGAAAAGTGGCGGGAGCATCACGATAAGGGGGAGCAAACTCAGCAACCGTCCACGCGAGCGTTCGGTAACATTTCGTCATCGATtcgttcattttcctcccctgTGGTACGAGAGCAAGGGGTGACAGTCCCCACGACCTTTTGCTTTCGTGATGGGGTGAGGGACGTTGTGGTTCCTGCAAACGCGAATGCGACAACAAAAGAGTACTTTCGGCCTCTTCCGTCCTGGGCTAAGTTTCAGGCTGACGCAAGACAGTTAAGGGCCCTATCGAGTGATTCATCAATGCTCCGCTACGCAAACCGGCGTCTGGACATGTTGGAATGCAAGTTTAACCTCCATGTAGCGCTTACAAACGACGACCAGGAAACCCAAGAGGGCCACTTAACAGATATGCTGCGTGAGAAGAGTGACATATACAAGTGTGTTAAGGTGGATGTCCACTGCCATATGGCATCAGGGATGACGGCTAAGGAACTTCTTAAATTTATCAAAGAGAAGGTTCGCATGAATCGTAACGATGTGGTGGATATCGATAGGAGTACCGGTTTCCCCATCACATTGGGTGAATTGTTCGCCAAGATACATGCGGAAAAGCTGAGTGGCACCACATTCGATGTGGAGGACCTGACTATTGCCTCGTTGAACGTTAAGGCTGGGAAGGCAACGTTCAATCGCTTCGACGTGTTCAACGGGCGGTACAGCCCACTGGGACAATCCGCATTACGTTCACTGCTTCTCAAAACAGATAACTTCATTGGTGGACGCTACTTCGCCGAACTTATTCGTACTGTGTTTGACCGTCAGGCCGCCGACGGCTACAGCTTCTCCGAATACCGTCTTTCTATTTACGGCAGGTGCCATGATGAATGGGACCGCTTATCTCGGTGGTTCCTCACCCATGATATGCTGCATCCAACAAATCGTTGGATCGTACAGGTACCACGGCTTTACGGCATATACCGTCAGAACAAGATATTATCATCCTTCGAAGACCTTTTGACCAACATATTTCTTCCCTTATGGCAGGCCTCCATAGACCCCGAAAAACATCCATTTCTTAACTACTTTCTTGCACACGTTAGCGGTTTCGACTTGGTGGACAATGAAAGTGAGCGAGAGACTGACTCGCTGATTAATACCTCCCCTTCACAGTGGACCTCCGTGGAGAATCCTCCATTTATGTACTGGTTGTATTACATGTGGGCTAACATCACTTCGCTGAACCGCTACCGTGCAGCACGAGGGCTAACCACATTTTCGTTGCGCCCACACGCGGGTGAGAGTGGCGACCCTGGGCACATGGCCGAGGCATTTCTTGTTGCGGATGGTGTTAATCACGGTATCAACCTTAAGGATACTCCGGTGCTGCAATATTTGTATTACCTCGGACAAATACCCCTTGGAATCACCCCCCTTTCCAATAACGCCCTATTTTGCAGGTATAACGAGAATCCCTTTGCACTGTTCTTTCGGCGTGGCCTCAATGTTGCGCTCTCCACCGATGGGGCGCTCATTTTTCATCACACGGAGGAACCGTTGATCGAGGAATACAGCACTGCTGCAAACTACTGGAACTTGTCGCAGGTGGATTTGTGCGAGATTGCCAAAAACAGTGTTCTGATGTCCGGCTTTCCTTCGTaccgaaagaaaaagtggcTTGGGGAGTTGTACGCCCTGCGCAGTGCAGTCGGCAACGACATGCGTTTGACACGTGTGCCGCAATCTCGCTGCACATTCCGGTATGAGGTATACCTGGAAGAACTGAGCTACCTTGAGGCAGTGGCATCAAAGGAGGTGTCCCCGAGCCAAATCATGACTTGGCAGTTAGAGGGGTTGTATACGATGACTACCTTGGGTCTTACGCGCGATGAAGTGATGAAGCAACGACTAAAAAACCAAGGTGTCGGTGAATATGCATCGCCGGTGGAGTCTAGGACGAAAGCAACCACTGTTCTTACGGGGCCAATAATAGTAGCACCCTCTCGGTTGTAG
- a CDS encoding katanin, putative — protein MSKKGNIRLQPLSNDPEGAPGSSLQQIKVQQKAREDNEKIRLKRVKGAIVLISQFLLDQGYVGSLQMLQQESGLSLQKFSPADNIDLLSIIMEYEQYFEFRFNRRPKLFRANEGVEEGCVDVPSGGERMAVRRRGNEQLGGRPKPQPLRANGGPITYGNAVSVGEAPQSTAQELKRPGPGAQCLARGLVLAHKASPPLGPSPSSPPGSNARRPVVTECPFGLAGMRVEAAPEFSGDAVACRSDDDGFFGRALKPLPRFPTVELQELAMTIQRDILDSNPNVRWGSIAALDEVKRLLKEAVVMPVKYPELFAGIVRPWKGILLFGPPGTGKTLLAKAVATECRTTFFNISASSVVSKWRGDSEKLVRLLFDIAVHYAPSTIFIDEIDSLMSARGGEGTHEGSRRMKTELLIQMDGLSKRRGGEVVFVLAASNTPWDLDSAMLRRLEKRILVGLPTHEARATMFRQILTASAASADIDWNACAAATDGMSGADIDVICREAMMRPIRLMIEKLEGAGSPSDLKSGVVQRPVITMQDIMASVACTQSSVQQSDLSKFEAWARKYGSGASS, from the coding sequence aTGAGTAAAAAGGGTAACATTCGCCTTCAGCCGCTCTCTAATGATCCAGAAGGCGCCCCAGGTTCATCGCTCCAGCAGATAAAGGTGCAACAGAAAGCTCGCGAGGATAATGAAAAGATACGACTGAAGCGTGTGAAGGGTGCTATCGTACTTATTTCACAATTTCTTCTGGACCAGGGATACGTGGGTTCGCTGCAGATGCTTCAGCAGGAAAGCGGTTTGTCGCTTCAAAAGTTCTCACCAGCCGATAATATAGATCTCCTCTCCATTATTATGGAATATGAGCAGTATTTTGAATTCCGTTTCAACCGCCGCCCCAAACTGTTTCGAGCCAATGAAGGGGTGGAAGAGGGTTGTGTAGATGTTCCATCCGGTGGCGAACGCATGGCCGTGCGACGGCGAGGTAATGAGCAACTCGGTGGAAGGCCGAAGCCGCAACCTCTCAGAGCAAATGGTGGGCCCATAACTTATGGCAATGCCGTCTCTGTGGGTGAAGCACCTCAAAGCACTGCGCAAGAGTTAAAGCGACCAGGTCCTGGTGCACAGTGTCTCGCCCGTGGTTTGGTATTGGCTCATAAGGCATCTCCTCCATTGGGTCCATCGCCAAGTTCACCACCGGGGTCTAATGCGAGGCGGCCGGTAGTAACGGAGTGTCCTTTCGGGTTGGCGGGCATGCGTGTGGAGGCGGCACCGGAGTTTAGTGGGGATGCGGTTGCATGTAGGTCTGACGATGATGGTTTCTTCGGTCGAGCGCTGAAGCCGCTGCCGCGGTTTCCAACGGTGGAACTACAGGAACTTGCCATGACAATACAACGTGACATCCTCGACAGTAACCCCAATGTGCGATGGGGTAGTATAGCGGCGCTAGATGAGGTGAAACGTCTTCTAAAGGAGGCTGTAGTAATGCCCGTCAAATATCCAGAACTGTTTGCGGGTATTGTGCGCCCTTGGAAAggtattcttcttttcggaCCTCCTGGAACAGGCAAAACACTTCTTGCGAAGGCTGTGGCGACGGAGTGTCGTACCacattttttaatatttccGCATCTAGTGTTGTGTCCAAGTGGCGTGGCGATAGTGAGAAGTTAGTGCGTTTGTTGTTTGACATAGCTGTTCATTATGCGCCTAGCACTATATTTATAGATGAGATCGATTCCCTCATGTCAGCGCGCGGCGGTGAAGGGACGCATGAAGGGTCGAGACGCATGAAGACAGAGTTGTTGATACAAATGGATGGCTTGTCAAAACGGCGCGGTGGCGAGGTAGTGTTTGTTCTTGCTGCAAGTAACACTCCGTGGGATCTTGATAGTGCAATGTTGCGTCGCTTAGAGAAACGTATTCTTGTTGGTCTTCCAACGCATGAAGCACGGGCGACAATGTTTCGGCAGATTCTTACTGCATCGGCGGCATCGGCAGATATTGACTGGAATGCATGCGCCGCGGCTACGGATGGTATGTCAGGCGCTGATATTGATGTCATCTGCCGTGAGGCAATGATGCGGCCCATTCGACTCATGATTGAGAAGTTAGAGGGTGCCGGGAGTCCATCCGACCTGAAATCAGGTGTAGTTCAACGACCAGTGATCACCATGCAGGATATTATGGCTAGCGTGGCATGTACGCAGAGCAGCGTGCAGCAGTCGGATTTAAGTAAGTTTGAGGCCTGGGCGCGCAAGTATGGCTCCGGAGCGTCGTCATAA